Proteins from a single region of Antechinus flavipes isolate AdamAnt ecotype Samford, QLD, Australia chromosome 2, AdamAnt_v2, whole genome shotgun sequence:
- the BIRC7 gene encoding baculoviral IAP repeat-containing protein 7, with product MTAAHLLSGFSDSPFHFAGSPGSRAWLAWPAWRQSTVVKSVLQMGFEQSMVERLVLNKYRLATPASTSVSQLVSDLIQEEERSARETRAPAPMAPEPSAPRREEQLEQITEAGPLSTEQQLQQLKEERMCKVCMYQVVSIVFVPCGHLVCSECAPNLQQCPICRAAIHGSVRTFLS from the exons ATGACAGCAGCCCATCTCCTCTCGGGGTTCAGTGACTCTCCGTTCCACTTTGCAGGTAGCCCAGGAAGCCGGGCTTGGCTAGCGTGGCCAGCTTGGCGGCAATCCACAGTGGTAAAAAGTGTGCTGCAGATGGGGTTTGAACAGAGCATGGTGGAGAGGTTGGTTCTGAATAAATACAGGCTGGCCACCCCAGCCAGCACATCAGTATCTCAGCTGGTCTCTGATCTAATCcaggaggaagagaggagtgCAAGAGAGACCAGAG CACCTGCTCCCATGGCACCTGAGCCAAGTGCACCCAGAAGAGAAGAGCAACTTGAGCAGATCACAGAGGCAG GACCCCTGAGCACGGAGCAGCAGTTGCAGCAGCTAAAGGAGGAGCGGATGTGCAAAGTGTGCATGTACCAAGTGGTATCCATTGTCTTTGTCCCCTGCGGCCACCTGGTCTGCTCAGAGTGTGCCCCAAACCTGCAGCAGTGCCCCATCTGTCGAGCCGCCATCCACGGCAGTGTCAGGACGTTCCTGTCCTAG